In the Candidatus Electrothrix sp. GW3-4 genome, one interval contains:
- a CDS encoding DUF2892 domain-containing protein, with translation MIVTDWIHSIAGFFIIVGLALGFDCGGNPIFVHQYFLFLPLFVGLNLFQFGFSKFCPLGIILKKLGVPETRKGGGSCCGK, from the coding sequence ATGATCGTCACTGATTGGATTCACAGCATTGCAGGATTTTTTATTATTGTCGGCTTGGCCTTGGGCTTTGATTGCGGTGGTAACCCGATCTTTGTTCACCAATATTTTCTCTTTCTCCCCCTCTTTGTTGGCCTGAACCTGTTTCAGTTTGGCTTCAGCAAATTCTGCCCGCTGGGGATTATCCTGAAAAAGCTGGGCGTACCGGAAACCCGGAAAGGCGGAGGCAGTTGCTGCGGGAAGTAA
- a CDS encoding multiheme c-type cytochrome, whose translation MNHLSLLLFCSFVFCCTAAGSSHELPEGAVPLARSEECASCHPTIYKEWQESFHAKSSALKDPAHGAVHQAFLKAMEKKGKKGNYHCANCHAPMADNIKELMTGTAELDPKNWTHTEGTGCTFCHRVESIVEKEQFNQYRLNTDGAFHTSRPAKEGLPHTMGQSPLFAEGKVCMGCHSHKLNGKKVPICLMKDEAQGNCLECHMPEVKGRATVGTDGKTHRSHKMPGGHDMEMLQKATSLDAEIVTKGEGRSLVVTVKNMIKHTFPSTNPMRIAFVKVVAKDKEGKKVWENFTESPLEDKQALFFKAFKAGEKKGVPSWAADGVAFDTRLKAGETRTITYPLEDQAISQVDVMLIYRLFPPKALKAFAIPQDGVNEKIYPVAKMSLTL comes from the coding sequence ATGAACCATCTTTCCCTGTTGTTGTTCTGCAGCTTCGTGTTTTGCTGTACTGCTGCTGGCTCCAGCCATGAACTTCCTGAGGGGGCTGTTCCCTTGGCAAGGTCTGAGGAATGCGCTTCCTGCCATCCCACTATCTACAAGGAGTGGCAGGAGTCTTTTCACGCTAAATCATCTGCCCTTAAGGACCCGGCTCATGGAGCAGTGCATCAGGCCTTTCTCAAGGCTATGGAGAAAAAAGGCAAAAAGGGAAACTATCATTGTGCCAACTGCCATGCCCCTATGGCCGATAATATCAAGGAGCTGATGACTGGTACGGCAGAGTTAGACCCCAAGAACTGGACCCATACAGAGGGGACAGGATGCACCTTCTGTCATCGGGTTGAATCCATTGTTGAGAAAGAACAATTCAATCAGTATCGGCTCAATACGGATGGTGCCTTTCATACCAGCAGGCCAGCCAAAGAAGGGCTCCCGCATACGATGGGGCAATCTCCCTTATTTGCTGAGGGTAAGGTCTGTATGGGGTGCCATAGTCATAAGCTGAACGGGAAAAAAGTACCGATCTGCCTGATGAAGGATGAAGCTCAGGGCAACTGCCTGGAATGCCATATGCCAGAAGTCAAGGGGAGGGCCACCGTCGGTACGGATGGCAAGACCCATCGGTCTCATAAGATGCCTGGCGGTCATGATATGGAGATGCTGCAAAAGGCCACAAGCCTTGATGCGGAAATCGTCACTAAGGGCGAAGGGCGGAGCCTGGTGGTGACCGTCAAGAATATGATCAAGCATACCTTCCCCTCAACCAATCCCATGCGTATAGCCTTTGTGAAGGTGGTTGCCAAGGATAAGGAGGGTAAAAAGGTCTGGGAGAATTTTACAGAGAGCCCGCTGGAGGATAAGCAGGCCCTGTTCTTTAAGGCATTCAAGGCGGGTGAGAAAAAAGGCGTACCTTCCTGGGCCGCTGATGGGGTTGCCTTTGATACACGGCTCAAGGCCGGAGAGACCCGGACAATCACTTATCCCCTGGAAGATCAAGCAATCAGCCAGGTGGATGTCATGCTGATTTATCGTCTCTTCCCGCCCAAGGCGCTCAAGGCCTTTGCTATTCCCCAAGACGGGGTGAATGAGAAGATATACCCGGTGGCCAAGATGAGTCTGACCCTGTAG
- a CDS encoding septal ring lytic transglycosylase RlpA family protein produces MSTIQSSGWKRISLTPLLLLCLLLLVNGCTRKKLPMDAKNSAAELEALWKKEKKKKQEELAKKEASRESEQKKRGKQKHRKKQPPTQRPYVIEGETYYPISSAEGYEETGLASWYGDPFHGRKTANGETYDMYGVTAAHKTLPMDTMLLVKNLINGKTTTVRVNDRGPFVDGRIIDLSYTTAKKLGIVNHGTEKVQIIALCAAEEQGTDQGTDQAIIAESEEGKQEEQEKQEEKGDIPVLSAQGKKKKSKKPTRVSGAMCAVIRPNGKKERIQHDFDKGNFYIQVGSFEEKKNARKLARTFARKGRNVLIQEFAAAGTSLFRVLVFSSTSLKEAKRHKEKLARQGYEHSFVIARDTPPKKSRKRTLKGNKELSEKIAVK; encoded by the coding sequence ATGAGCACGATACAATCATCTGGATGGAAGCGTATTTCCCTTACCCCCCTCCTGCTGCTTTGCCTGCTGCTGCTCGTAAACGGCTGCACACGCAAGAAGCTGCCCATGGATGCAAAAAATTCTGCGGCTGAACTTGAAGCGCTCTGGAAAAAAGAAAAAAAGAAAAAACAAGAAGAACTGGCGAAGAAAGAAGCCAGCAGGGAAAGCGAACAAAAAAAAAGGGGGAAACAGAAACACAGGAAAAAACAGCCCCCGACCCAACGTCCCTATGTTATTGAGGGGGAGACCTATTATCCTATTTCTTCAGCTGAGGGCTACGAAGAAACAGGATTGGCCTCCTGGTATGGTGATCCTTTTCACGGACGGAAAACCGCTAACGGAGAGACCTATGATATGTACGGGGTAACAGCGGCTCATAAGACCCTGCCTATGGATACCATGCTTCTGGTAAAAAACCTGATCAATGGCAAGACCACGACCGTTCGCGTCAATGACCGGGGTCCCTTTGTTGATGGTCGGATTATTGACCTGAGCTATACCACCGCCAAAAAACTGGGCATTGTCAATCACGGGACCGAGAAGGTGCAGATCATCGCGCTGTGCGCAGCAGAAGAACAAGGCACGGACCAGGGGACAGATCAGGCCATTATCGCTGAGTCGGAAGAGGGTAAACAAGAAGAACAGGAAAAACAGGAAGAGAAAGGAGACATCCCTGTCCTGAGCGCGCAGGGCAAAAAGAAAAAGTCCAAAAAACCAACCCGCGTTAGCGGGGCCATGTGCGCGGTTATTCGCCCTAACGGCAAGAAAGAGCGGATCCAGCATGATTTTGACAAAGGCAATTTTTACATTCAGGTTGGCAGCTTTGAAGAGAAAAAGAATGCACGGAAGCTGGCCCGCACCTTTGCGCGCAAAGGCCGGAATGTGCTCATTCAGGAGTTTGCTGCCGCTGGTACCAGCCTTTTTCGCGTCCTGGTCTTCAGCAGTACCTCGTTAAAGGAGGCAAAAAGACATAAAGAGAAACTAGCAAGGCAAGGCTATGAACACTCTTTTGTGATTGCCCGGGATACCCCACCCAAGAAGAGCCGAAAAAGAACCCTAAAGGGCAACAAGGAATTGAGCGAAAAGATAGCGGTCAAGTAA
- the cas8c gene encoding type I-C CRISPR-associated protein Cas8c/Csd1 — protein MIFQNLIAYYDRLLAEGRNDIPPLGFSREEIGFSITLSRSRTLVGDPRDLRNKLAANRYIFFPSTVPYTNAVNVRAGKGAATTPNFMVDKADYIFGMSGSTAKPVHKKSFAELVEEVTGQSDDPGVLAVKAFLAHWNPEDSPELAFWDEICGTHGKWVAFELEGEAGFIHERPAVQAMWQEYLDKKEEEECQQGRSLVTGKLGNLQKQYAQFKFGSGASLVSFNENAYESYNKKRGDNAPIHVIDEFKSSAALKYLFRSKSQRLTIGDAITVFWTERDSPVEAFMGYVLNPQPGDDGADNQKIAQFLRAAKKGKTPDWQDYEGDVRFYILGFSLNKARLALRFCHDCSVDELKDRIGEHFRCLEMERSFEKDFENPGVWHLLKETARETKGISPLLGGALVRSILEGRNYPLNLYHGVLNRIRADQRISYLRAAILKAVLVRNYNMEVQMSLDEQQYDPAYLLGRLFAVLEKAQLDALGKINATIKDRFYGAASATPAAVFPRLLRLTQHHIAKAEYGHVSDRKIAEITEHLNGFPSHLDLQGQGMFAIGYYQQKNALYRKKQDEDKGEKK, from the coding sequence ATGATTTTCCAAAACCTGATCGCCTATTATGATCGCCTGCTTGCTGAAGGCAGAAACGATATCCCGCCGCTGGGTTTCAGTAGAGAGGAAATCGGTTTCAGTATCACCCTGAGTCGTTCCAGAACGCTGGTTGGCGATCCTCGGGATCTGCGCAATAAACTTGCCGCCAACAGGTATATTTTTTTTCCGTCAACCGTGCCCTATACCAATGCGGTGAATGTCCGTGCTGGCAAAGGGGCTGCTACCACCCCAAATTTCATGGTGGATAAGGCGGATTATATTTTCGGCATGTCCGGGAGCACAGCCAAGCCTGTTCATAAAAAATCCTTTGCGGAACTGGTGGAAGAGGTTACCGGGCAGTCTGATGATCCGGGTGTGCTGGCAGTCAAAGCCTTTCTGGCTCACTGGAACCCGGAAGACTCGCCGGAACTGGCCTTCTGGGATGAAATCTGTGGTACGCACGGCAAATGGGTCGCCTTTGAGCTGGAAGGTGAAGCCGGTTTTATTCATGAGCGGCCTGCGGTCCAAGCTATGTGGCAGGAGTATCTTGATAAGAAGGAAGAGGAGGAGTGCCAGCAGGGTCGTTCGTTAGTCACAGGTAAGCTTGGCAACCTGCAGAAACAATACGCTCAGTTCAAATTCGGTTCCGGTGCCTCGCTGGTTTCCTTCAACGAAAACGCTTATGAATCCTACAATAAAAAGCGCGGTGACAACGCCCCTATCCATGTCATTGATGAGTTCAAAAGCTCCGCTGCCCTGAAATATCTGTTCCGCAGCAAAAGCCAACGACTTACCATCGGTGATGCGATTACGGTCTTCTGGACAGAGCGGGACTCGCCAGTGGAAGCATTTATGGGCTATGTTCTGAATCCGCAACCGGGGGATGATGGGGCTGACAATCAGAAGATTGCCCAATTTCTCCGCGCCGCAAAGAAGGGAAAGACACCGGACTGGCAGGATTATGAGGGCGATGTCCGTTTCTATATCCTCGGCTTTTCCCTGAACAAAGCCCGGCTGGCCCTACGCTTCTGCCACGATTGCAGTGTGGATGAACTCAAAGACCGGATTGGTGAACATTTCCGTTGCCTGGAAATGGAACGGAGTTTTGAGAAAGATTTCGAAAATCCCGGTGTATGGCATTTGCTCAAAGAAACGGCACGGGAAACCAAAGGAATTTCTCCGCTACTCGGCGGTGCTCTTGTACGTTCAATTCTGGAAGGCAGGAATTATCCGTTGAATCTGTATCATGGTGTCTTGAACAGAATTCGGGCGGACCAGCGTATAAGCTATTTACGGGCAGCAATTTTGAAGGCAGTTTTGGTCAGAAACTACAATATGGAGGTGCAAATGTCCTTAGATGAACAACAGTATGATCCTGCCTATTTACTGGGCAGGCTGTTCGCGGTACTGGAAAAGGCCCAACTTGATGCGCTCGGCAAGATCAACGCCACAATCAAAGATCGGTTTTACGGGGCGGCCTCCGCGACCCCGGCAGCGGTGTTTCCCCGCCTGCTGCGGCTGACCCAACATCACATCGCCAAGGCTGAATACGGGCATGTCTCGGACAGAAAAATTGCCGAAATTACAGAACATCTGAACGGATTCCCGTCGCATCTTGATCTGCAGGGGCAGGGAATGTTCGCTATCGGCTATTACCAACAGAAAAATGCCCTTTATCGCAAGAAACAGGACGAGGACAAAGGAGAGAAAAAATGA
- the cas5c gene encoding type I-C CRISPR-associated protein Cas5c: protein MSYGVQLMVWGKYACFTRPEMKVERVSYDMMTPSAARGILEAVYWKPEIRWIVDRIHVLKKIRFENIRRNEMSSKLPMTAISKAMKDGVSPVQLAVEDARQQRASLVLRDVEYVIEAHFELTAKDKEGEPGKHLGMFERRAKKGQCFHRPYLGCREFPADFCWIDEVPESVYTGTQERDLGFMLHDIDFADKMQPYFFRAVMKNGTVECSRQEVIA from the coding sequence ATGAGTTACGGCGTACAACTGATGGTCTGGGGAAAATACGCTTGCTTTACCCGACCGGAGATGAAGGTCGAGCGGGTAAGTTACGACATGATGACCCCTTCGGCAGCACGGGGAATATTGGAGGCGGTTTACTGGAAACCGGAAATTCGCTGGATTGTTGATCGAATTCATGTGCTCAAAAAAATCCGTTTTGAAAATATCCGCCGCAATGAAATGTCCAGTAAATTGCCCATGACCGCAATTTCCAAAGCCATGAAGGACGGTGTCTCTCCGGTGCAGCTTGCTGTCGAAGATGCCCGCCAGCAACGAGCCTCTTTGGTGCTTCGGGATGTGGAATACGTTATCGAGGCCCATTTTGAACTGACCGCCAAAGACAAGGAAGGTGAACCGGGAAAGCATCTCGGCATGTTTGAGCGCAGGGCCAAAAAAGGCCAGTGTTTCCATCGCCCCTATCTGGGCTGTCGGGAATTTCCTGCTGATTTTTGCTGGATTGACGAGGTGCCGGAGTCTGTGTATACGGGCACACAGGAACGCGACCTGGGCTTCATGCTCCACGACATTGACTTTGCCGACAAGATGCAGCCCTATTTTTTCCGGGCCGTGATGAAGAACGGTACAGTGGAATGCAGCAGGCAGGAGGTAATCGCATGA
- the cas4 gene encoding CRISPR-associated protein Cas4: MYSEDDLLMLSALQHLLFCPRQCALIHLEQAWTENRFTAEGRVLHERVHSAASDSRSTVRVEYDMPIRSLRLGLSGRADIVEMHPQEDGFWQPFPVEYKRGRPKKDDTDQVQLCAQALCLEEMLDCTIPEGALYYGQKKRRTAVQINDRLRKVTEETTARLHELLSGTTTPPPQYNRRCESCSFIDTCLPKAAVGKKGQVRNYLTRMTES, from the coding sequence ATGTATTCCGAAGACGACCTCCTCATGCTCTCCGCGCTCCAGCATCTCCTCTTCTGTCCGCGCCAATGCGCCCTGATTCATCTGGAGCAGGCATGGACAGAAAACCGCTTCACTGCTGAAGGCCGGGTCCTGCACGAGCGGGTCCATAGCGCAGCCAGTGATTCCCGCAGCACGGTCCGGGTGGAGTACGATATGCCCATCCGCTCCCTGCGCCTGGGGCTCTCCGGCAGGGCGGATATCGTAGAGATGCATCCGCAGGAAGACGGCTTTTGGCAGCCCTTTCCAGTGGAGTATAAACGGGGCCGCCCGAAAAAGGATGATACAGACCAGGTCCAGCTCTGCGCCCAGGCCCTGTGTCTGGAAGAGATGCTGGACTGCACGATCCCGGAAGGTGCGCTCTATTACGGCCAGAAAAAACGACGGACAGCGGTACAGATCAACGATCGCCTGCGCAAGGTCACGGAGGAGACTACTGCCCGTCTGCACGAACTCCTCTCCGGCACCACTACCCCACCCCCCCAGTACAATCGTCGTTGCGAAAGTTGTTCTTTTATCGATACCTGCCTGCCCAAGGCTGCTGTAGGAAAAAAGGGGCAGGTGCGAAACTATCTGACCAGGATGACAGAATCATGA
- a CDS encoding DEAD/DEAH box helicase, producing the protein MEHAKAHSHIRRIIYVIPFTSIIEQNAEVFRDMLGDDAVLEHHSNFIPDETDWKSKLAVENWDAPVVVTTNVQFFDSFFANKTSKCRKLHNIANSIVIFDEVQAIPVEKLQPCIEVLRELTANYGVSAVLCTATQPAISKSASFKSGLELEGKEIIRDVPYLFNALRRTRQTWLGPRSHEEVAEQLRQEEQMLCIVSTRDQALQLFAEIEDMDGAFHLSALMYPEHRTQVLKKIRKRLAPDNPQPCRVVSTQLIEAGVDVDFPVVFRCLAGMDSIAQAAGRCNREGRRELGEVFIYEPENMPSAGYFRQTADSAKRLFQPFAEKLLEPECIRSYFDDYFWKNQHRMDEDSILECCRAGTQRAEFAFEDIAEFRMIDNANQAIIIARDDEAAELVRQLKYAEFPKAILRQLQRYSVQVYPNQFRELKKGWLNQPVPGLDIHVLQQDNAEVLYSKRTGLQCEAPEGQGFIL; encoded by the coding sequence TTGGAACATGCGAAGGCACACAGTCATATCCGCCGCATTATTTACGTGATTCCTTTCACCAGCATTATCGAACAGAACGCCGAGGTGTTCCGCGATATGCTGGGCGATGATGCTGTGCTGGAGCATCATTCCAATTTTATCCCTGACGAAACCGATTGGAAGAGCAAACTGGCAGTGGAAAACTGGGATGCACCGGTGGTTGTGACAACTAATGTCCAGTTTTTTGATTCCTTTTTTGCCAACAAGACCTCTAAATGCAGAAAACTCCATAACATCGCTAACTCTATCGTTATCTTCGATGAAGTACAGGCCATACCGGTGGAAAAACTCCAGCCCTGCATCGAGGTGCTCCGAGAACTGACCGCAAATTACGGGGTATCTGCCGTGCTCTGTACGGCCACTCAGCCTGCCATCAGCAAGTCGGCCAGCTTCAAAAGCGGTCTGGAACTGGAAGGCAAAGAAATTATCCGGGATGTTCCGTACCTATTCAATGCACTTCGCCGCACTCGGCAAACCTGGCTCGGACCGCGCAGTCATGAGGAAGTTGCCGAGCAGCTACGGCAGGAAGAACAGATGCTGTGCATTGTCAGTACACGGGATCAGGCATTACAGCTGTTTGCTGAAATTGAAGACATGGACGGAGCCTTTCACCTAAGTGCTTTGATGTACCCTGAACATCGAACGCAGGTACTCAAGAAAATACGGAAGCGTCTGGCCCCGGATAATCCGCAGCCCTGCCGGGTCGTAAGCACCCAGCTCATTGAGGCCGGGGTGGACGTGGATTTTCCCGTTGTCTTTCGTTGCCTTGCAGGCATGGATTCTATTGCCCAGGCAGCAGGTCGCTGCAATCGGGAGGGACGGCGAGAACTCGGCGAGGTCTTTATCTACGAACCTGAAAACATGCCCTCAGCTGGCTATTTTCGCCAGACCGCCGACAGTGCCAAGCGGCTTTTTCAGCCCTTTGCGGAAAAACTCCTTGAACCGGAGTGCATCCGGTCGTATTTTGATGATTACTTTTGGAAAAATCAGCATCGGATGGATGAGGATAGCATTTTGGAGTGCTGTCGGGCCGGAACACAGCGGGCTGAATTTGCTTTTGAGGATATTGCTGAATTTCGAATGATTGACAATGCAAATCAGGCCATCATCATAGCCCGAGATGATGAGGCCGCAGAACTTGTTCGACAGTTGAAATACGCTGAATTTCCCAAAGCAATTCTTCGGCAATTGCAACGCTATTCGGTTCAGGTCTATCCGAATCAGTTTCGTGAGCTGAAGAAGGGCTGGCTAAACCAACCTGTACCGGGCCTGGATATCCATGTCCTGCAACAAGACAATGCCGAGGTGCTGTATTCTAAAAGAACTGGCCTGCAATGCGAAGCCCCCGAAGGACAGGGCTTTATTCTATAA
- the cas7c gene encoding type I-C CRISPR-associated protein Cas7/Csd2, giving the protein MSEHIQNRYEFVYLFDVKNGNPNGDPDSGNLPRIDPETSHGIVTDVCLKRKVRNFVEILSEREERYQKNYNIYIQERAVLAERRTPAYEAVKEEKKDKVSKARDWMCANFFDVRTFGAVMSTTKNNCGQVRGPVQFNFAESIDPVVPLEASITRMAVETEKEAAAQAKEGKDSGNRTMGRKTYIPYGLYRAHGYVSAPLAGNTGFSEDDLQLLWDALINMFDHDRSAARGEMAAQRLIVFKHDSELGNAPAHKLFELVTINRSDTSKPPRKFSDYEVSIDTKNVPNGVTLQERL; this is encoded by the coding sequence ATGAGTGAGCATATTCAGAACCGCTATGAATTCGTGTACCTTTTTGATGTCAAAAACGGCAATCCCAACGGAGACCCGGACTCCGGTAACCTGCCACGCATTGACCCGGAAACCAGTCACGGTATTGTCACGGATGTATGCCTGAAACGCAAAGTCCGTAATTTTGTGGAAATACTCAGTGAAAGAGAGGAACGGTACCAAAAGAACTATAATATCTATATCCAGGAAAGGGCGGTGCTTGCCGAGCGCAGAACCCCAGCTTATGAAGCTGTCAAAGAGGAAAAGAAAGATAAGGTGAGCAAAGCCCGCGACTGGATGTGCGCCAACTTCTTTGACGTACGGACCTTCGGTGCGGTGATGTCCACAACGAAAAATAACTGCGGCCAAGTACGCGGGCCGGTGCAGTTCAATTTTGCTGAGAGCATTGATCCGGTTGTCCCGTTGGAGGCCAGCATCACCCGAATGGCTGTTGAGACGGAAAAAGAAGCAGCAGCGCAGGCCAAAGAAGGCAAAGACAGCGGCAATCGGACAATGGGCCGGAAAACCTATATCCCTTACGGCCTCTATCGGGCCCACGGCTATGTTTCCGCACCGCTGGCCGGAAACACCGGTTTCTCTGAGGACGACCTGCAACTACTCTGGGATGCACTGATCAACATGTTCGATCATGACCGCTCTGCGGCCCGTGGTGAAATGGCGGCGCAAAGGCTCATTGTCTTTAAACACGACAGCGAACTGGGTAATGCCCCGGCCCATAAGCTTTTTGAATTGGTCACGATCAACCGTTCAGACACCTCAAAACCGCCGCGAAAATTCAGCGATTACGAAGTGAGTATTGATACGAAAAACGTTCCCAACGGGGTGACCTTGCAGGAACGCTTGTAA
- the cas1c gene encoding type I-C CRISPR-associated endonuclease Cas1c, translated as MKKHLNTLFVTTQGAYLAKEGETVAVRVEKKVRLRLPVHTLNGVVCFGNVGCSPFLLGFCAERDVTISFLTEHGRFLARVQGPVSGNVLLRREQYRRADDPTFSALMARAFINGKVANCRYLLNRTLRDHADKIDTNAMNKAVNHLTGLLKSLGRDLPLDKVRGTEGDAAHIYFSAFDHLIIHHKEDFFFRQRSRRPPLDLVNCLLSFLYTLVMHDVRSALECTGLDPAVGFLHRDRPGRSGLALDMMEEFRPMADRIALSLINRGQLQAKDFVVSASGGVRMKDKARKTLLTTYQERKQDVLQHPFLEEKMPLGLFFHTQALLLARFLRGDLDGYPPVIWH; from the coding sequence ATGAAAAAACATCTCAATACGCTCTTTGTCACCACCCAGGGGGCCTATCTGGCCAAGGAAGGCGAGACCGTGGCTGTCCGGGTGGAAAAAAAGGTCCGGCTGCGCCTGCCTGTCCATACCCTGAATGGGGTTGTCTGCTTTGGCAATGTGGGATGCAGCCCGTTTCTCCTGGGATTTTGTGCGGAACGGGATGTGACAATCAGTTTTCTGACCGAACACGGGCGCTTTCTGGCACGGGTGCAGGGGCCGGTTTCCGGCAATGTCCTCCTGCGGCGGGAGCAGTATCGTCGGGCCGATGATCCGACATTTTCGGCGCTGATGGCCAGGGCCTTTATCAACGGTAAGGTCGCCAACTGTCGCTATCTCCTGAACCGGACGTTGCGTGATCACGCGGACAAAATAGACACCAATGCGATGAACAAGGCGGTGAATCACCTTACTGGCCTGCTCAAATCTCTGGGCCGGGACCTGCCCCTGGATAAGGTGCGCGGCACAGAAGGAGATGCGGCCCATATCTATTTTTCTGCCTTTGATCATCTCATCATACATCATAAAGAGGACTTTTTCTTTCGTCAGCGCAGCAGGAGACCACCCCTGGACCTGGTCAACTGCCTGCTCTCCTTTCTCTATACCCTGGTTATGCACGATGTGCGTTCCGCCCTGGAATGCACCGGCCTTGATCCGGCAGTGGGCTTTCTTCATCGGGACCGACCAGGACGATCCGGACTGGCCCTGGATATGATGGAGGAATTCCGCCCTATGGCCGATCGTATAGCCCTATCTCTAATCAACCGGGGCCAGTTGCAGGCCAAGGATTTTGTTGTCAGCGCAAGCGGCGGGGTGCGAATGAAAGACAAGGCCCGCAAGACCCTGCTGACCACCTATCAGGAGCGAAAGCAGGATGTGCTTCAGCATCCCTTTTTGGAAGAGAAGATGCCCCTTGGCCTATTTTTTCATACCCAGGCCCTGTTGCTGGCCCGTTTTCTTCGGGGGGATCTGGACGGCTATCCACCAGTGATCTGGCATTAA
- a CDS encoding Xaa-Pro peptidase family protein, protein MNKQRVKKLQKTLQRRKLDAVLITEPHNRRYLSGYTAADHGIQETAGVLLIPKKGRPWLLTDSRFALQAEEEAQGFAVELYTKGIYALLKKLLPALNVRRLGFESHYFLHSSSAKLEDMAEKVKVELVPLLDLVERMRAIKTEEEIQLIKESVLLNEQVFQAVYKTLAPGMTEIEIALALEQSMQTMGAEGPSFETIVAFGSNAAKPHAVPTNRVLQDGEIVLIDMGLVLQGYCSDMTRTFVIGKAKKKFKQRLRIVRKAQLAGIKAIRAGAVCREVDKAARKVIADAGYGDFFGHSLGHGVGLAVHEAPGLGSRNRKKLQAGMIVTIEPGIYLPDWGGIRLENMAVVREDGCEVLNEDSTGLEL, encoded by the coding sequence ATGAACAAGCAACGCGTAAAGAAACTTCAGAAAACCCTGCAACGGCGTAAACTTGATGCCGTCCTTATTACAGAGCCGCATAATCGGCGCTATCTCAGCGGCTACACCGCAGCTGATCACGGCATTCAGGAAACTGCTGGGGTCTTGCTGATCCCGAAAAAGGGCAGGCCCTGGCTCCTGACCGATTCCCGTTTTGCCTTACAGGCCGAGGAGGAGGCCCAGGGCTTTGCGGTTGAGCTCTATACAAAGGGCATATATGCCCTGCTCAAAAAGCTCCTGCCTGCCTTGAATGTCCGTCGTTTAGGCTTTGAAAGCCATTATTTTCTCCATTCCTCTTCAGCCAAGCTGGAGGATATGGCGGAGAAGGTCAAGGTAGAGCTGGTCCCGCTTCTTGACCTGGTCGAACGGATGCGGGCGATCAAGACAGAAGAGGAGATCCAGCTCATAAAGGAATCGGTGCTCCTCAACGAGCAGGTCTTTCAGGCTGTTTATAAGACCCTTGCCCCTGGTATGACCGAGATCGAGATCGCCTTGGCCCTGGAACAGAGCATGCAGACTATGGGGGCCGAAGGGCCAAGCTTTGAGACCATTGTCGCCTTTGGCAGCAATGCAGCAAAACCCCATGCCGTGCCCACCAATCGGGTCCTGCAGGACGGCGAGATCGTCCTCATTGATATGGGCCTGGTCTTGCAGGGCTATTGTTCTGATATGACCCGAACCTTTGTGATTGGTAAAGCAAAGAAAAAATTTAAACAGCGTTTACGGATAGTGCGTAAGGCCCAGCTGGCCGGAATCAAGGCCATCCGGGCAGGTGCTGTTTGTCGCGAGGTCGATAAGGCGGCCCGCAAAGTCATTGCCGATGCTGGTTACGGTGATTTTTTTGGCCATAGCCTGGGCCATGGGGTCGGCTTGGCTGTTCACGAAGCCCCTGGTTTAGGCTCAAGAAATAGAAAGAAGCTCCAGGCCGGGATGATCGTCACCATTGAGCCGGGGATCTATCTCCCTGACTGGGGCGGGATTCGTCTGGAGAACATGGCCGTGGTCCGGGAGGACGGCTGTGAAGTACTGAACGAGGACAGCACCGGGCTTGAGCTCTAG
- the cas2 gene encoding CRISPR-associated endonuclease Cas2, with the protein MFVLVSYDVKTSDKTGPKRLRRVAKVCRDYGQRVQYSVFECIVPPDKWVVMRERLIKEIDKEVDSLRFYFLGSNWKHRVEHIGAKEAIDQEGTLIV; encoded by the coding sequence ATGTTTGTCCTGGTGAGTTACGACGTAAAAACAAGCGATAAAACCGGACCCAAACGCCTGCGCCGGGTGGCCAAGGTCTGTCGCGATTATGGTCAGCGGGTGCAATATTCGGTGTTTGAGTGCATTGTGCCACCGGATAAATGGGTGGTCATGCGGGAGCGGCTTATCAAAGAAATAGATAAAGAAGTGGACAGCCTCCGTTTCTATTTCCTCGGCTCCAACTGGAAACACCGGGTCGAACATATCGGGGCCAAGGAAGCCATTGACCAGGAGGGTACGCTGATAGTCTGA